In Nocardioides marinus, one DNA window encodes the following:
- a CDS encoding carbohydrate ABC transporter permease has product MNELKQKIGLGVGVALVLAWCLLPVAWILSLSFKSQAAVSNGSDPGFLPLDSFAGLENYRAVWEDDQFRRAIINSIGISLIATVLSVVIATLAAYAIARLEFKGKKMVLTTALAIAMFPVVSLVSPLFDLWRTIGLYDTWPGLILPYMSFTLPLAIWTLSAFFREIPWEMEQAAQVDGATSWQAFRKVIVPLAAPGVFTAAILTFFFAWNDFVFGITLTSTEAARPIPAALSFFVGPDPFQRPASLLAAAAVVATIPIVLIVLFFQRKIVAGLTSGAVKG; this is encoded by the coding sequence GTGAACGAGCTGAAGCAGAAGATCGGACTGGGCGTCGGGGTGGCGCTGGTGCTGGCATGGTGCCTGCTGCCGGTCGCCTGGATCCTCTCGCTGTCGTTCAAGAGCCAGGCCGCGGTGTCCAACGGGTCCGACCCGGGCTTCCTGCCCCTGGACTCCTTCGCCGGGCTGGAGAACTACCGCGCGGTCTGGGAGGACGACCAGTTCCGCCGGGCGATCATCAACTCCATCGGCATCAGCCTGATCGCGACCGTGCTGTCGGTCGTGATCGCCACGCTGGCGGCGTACGCGATCGCCCGTCTGGAGTTCAAGGGCAAGAAGATGGTGCTGACCACGGCGCTGGCGATCGCGATGTTCCCGGTGGTCAGCCTGGTCAGCCCGCTGTTCGACCTGTGGCGCACGATCGGGCTCTACGACACCTGGCCGGGGCTGATCCTGCCCTACATGTCCTTCACGCTGCCGCTGGCGATCTGGACCCTGTCGGCGTTCTTCCGCGAGATCCCGTGGGAGATGGAGCAGGCGGCGCAGGTCGACGGCGCCACGTCGTGGCAGGCCTTCCGCAAGGTCATCGTCCCGCTGGCGGCCCCCGGCGTCTTCACCGCCGCCATCCTCACCTTCTTCTTCGCGTGGAACGACTTCGTCTTCGGCATCACGCTGACCTCCACCGAGGCGGCGCGCCCGATCCCGGCGGCGCTCTCGTTCTTCGTGGGGCCGGACCCGTTCCAGCGGCCCGCCTCCCTGCTCGCCGCGGCCGCCGTGGTCGCGACGATCCCCATCGTCCTCATCGTCCTGTTCTTCCAGCGCAAGATCGTCGCCGGCCTCACCTCCGGCGCAGTGAAGGGGTGA
- a CDS encoding alpha/beta fold hydrolase, whose amino-acid sequence MTHPVTDLLRAPVSTGVELCYQTFGDPDGEPLLLVMGLGGPLTWWDDVLCRRLADEGFHVIRFDNRDAGRSSRVPGRVTRGTLVRAFTGLPVRAPYSLDDMAADGFGLLDHLGIESAHVAGISMGGMIVQTMALAAQPRVRSMTSIMSTTGRRTVGWQHPSLLPPLLTGGRTGREAYVAQSMRMWSLLGSPAYPVAAEENRVRAEETWDHGVSAAGTLRQMVAILTQPDREPRLRGLRVPSLVVHGLADRMVHVSGGRATAAAIPGAELVLVDGMGHDLPEELFDTFAAAIRRTADRATRAGG is encoded by the coding sequence ATGACCCATCCGGTCACCGACCTGCTCCGAGCGCCCGTCAGCACCGGCGTCGAGCTGTGCTACCAGACCTTCGGCGACCCCGACGGGGAGCCGTTGCTGCTCGTGATGGGTCTCGGCGGGCCGCTCACGTGGTGGGACGACGTGCTGTGCCGTCGCCTCGCCGACGAGGGCTTCCACGTGATCCGCTTCGACAACCGTGACGCCGGCCGGTCCAGCCGGGTGCCCGGGAGGGTCACGCGGGGCACGCTGGTGCGGGCCTTCACCGGGCTGCCGGTGCGCGCGCCGTACTCCCTCGACGACATGGCCGCCGACGGCTTCGGCCTCCTGGACCACCTCGGCATCGAGTCCGCGCACGTCGCCGGCATCTCCATGGGCGGGATGATCGTGCAGACCATGGCACTGGCGGCCCAGCCGCGGGTGCGGTCGATGACGTCGATCATGTCGACCACCGGCCGGCGCACCGTCGGCTGGCAGCACCCGTCGCTGCTGCCGCCCCTGCTCACCGGGGGCCGCACCGGCCGCGAGGCGTACGTCGCGCAGAGCATGCGGATGTGGTCGCTGCTCGGCTCCCCGGCCTACCCGGTCGCCGCCGAGGAGAACCGCGTCCGCGCCGAGGAGACCTGGGACCACGGGGTCAGCGCCGCGGGCACGCTGCGGCAGATGGTGGCCATCCTGACCCAGCCCGACCGCGAGCCGCGCCTGCGCGGGCTGCGGGTGCCCAGCCTGGTCGTGCACGGGCTGGCCGACCGGATGGTCCACGTCTCCGGCGGCCGGGCCACCGCGGCGGCGATCCCCGGTGCCGAGCTCGTCCTCGTCGACGGGATGGGGCACGACCTGCCCGAGGAGCTCTTCGACACCTTCGCCGCCGCCATCCGGCGTACGGCCGACCGGGCGACCCGCGCAGGGGGGTGA
- a CDS encoding ABC transporter ATP-binding protein, producing the protein MASVSFEKAQRWYPGADVPAVPGIDLEIEDGEFMVLVGPSGCGKSTTLRMLAGLEEVNSGTIRIGDRDITHLPPKDRDIAMVFQNYALYPHMSVAENMGFALKMAKMPTEERTKRVKEAATMLGLTEFLDRKPKALSGGQRQRVAMGRAIVRQPQVFCMDEPLSNLDAKMRVQTRTDIAKLQQDLGITTVYVTHDQVEAMTMGDRVAVMKLGVLQQVDTPLKLYDKPANLFVAGFIGSPQMNLIEAVAKDGKALIGGYEVPVDPAAAQKMNGRITIGVRPENWRIVGAGEGLPVTTTVVEELGADAYVYGTSDVEGTPSALIVRTSGRSHGRKGEVIHVTTDPQHVHVFDTETGERLSD; encoded by the coding sequence ATGGCGTCTGTGAGTTTCGAGAAGGCCCAGCGCTGGTACCCGGGGGCCGACGTCCCCGCCGTGCCGGGCATCGACCTGGAGATCGAGGACGGCGAGTTCATGGTGCTCGTCGGCCCCTCCGGCTGCGGCAAGTCCACGACCCTGCGCATGCTCGCGGGTCTGGAGGAGGTGAACTCGGGCACCATCAGGATCGGTGACCGCGACATCACCCACCTCCCGCCCAAGGACCGCGACATCGCGATGGTCTTCCAGAACTACGCGCTCTACCCGCACATGAGCGTCGCGGAGAACATGGGCTTCGCCCTGAAGATGGCCAAGATGCCCACCGAGGAGCGCACCAAGCGGGTCAAGGAGGCGGCGACGATGCTCGGCCTCACCGAGTTCCTCGACCGCAAGCCCAAGGCCCTCTCCGGTGGTCAGCGCCAGCGCGTGGCCATGGGTCGGGCGATCGTGCGCCAGCCGCAGGTCTTCTGCATGGACGAGCCGCTGTCCAACCTCGACGCCAAGATGCGTGTCCAGACCCGCACCGACATCGCCAAGCTCCAGCAGGACCTCGGCATCACCACCGTCTACGTCACCCACGACCAGGTCGAGGCGATGACGATGGGCGACCGGGTCGCGGTCATGAAGCTCGGAGTGCTGCAGCAGGTCGACACCCCGCTGAAGCTCTACGACAAGCCGGCCAACCTCTTCGTCGCCGGCTTCATCGGCTCCCCGCAGATGAACCTCATCGAGGCCGTCGCCAAGGACGGCAAGGCGCTGATCGGCGGGTACGAGGTGCCCGTCGACCCGGCCGCCGCCCAGAAGATGAACGGCCGCATCACCATCGGCGTGCGGCCCGAGAACTGGCGGATCGTGGGCGCGGGGGAGGGCCTGCCGGTCACCACCACCGTCGTCGAGGAGCTCGGCGCGGACGCCTACGTCTACGGCACCTCCGACGTCGAGGGCACCCCCTCGGCGCTCATCGTGCGCACGAGCGGGCGCAGCCACGGCCGCAAGGGCGAGGTCATCCACGTGACGACCGACCCCCAGCACGTGCACGTCTTCGACACCGAGACCGGCGAGCGGCTCTCGGACTGA
- a CDS encoding O-antigen ligase family protein, with protein MTIFAPPAHPTPREPDPSAEPRPGRLVALRAWAPDVAVVAVLAWWATYLTWGTGGREPHLLSVACVLTALAWLAVRPERSLSPWATLPAGALAVGACLVVAFSPTGWAGRDDAAAWVLAAATGLVLLAWVGDEDERAHAEVRRTLLLVALLGAGGAQFAAGWLPWWGAQDPEKLFQGTFYWHNQVGIFLAAIGVLALATVVRDGSLALLGWVVAPLCIAGTFFSTSRGSQLSLLLGFTLVLALVGGRALLPRVKVLLAGALGVAVSVVLTGPPFFAERVSPTAGTAARSESFVGNGVTRLEDWAAAWQVFERWPLTGAGFDGFRAATEAVGVGARAGRTAYVHNGFLQGLTDGGLLLGLPLLAVTIVLAVAVCRGLPGVVRRGEGVRVGAGAALLVLVLHSGMDFDWAYPSLLLMPALVAPLALGPVATARRRAAWWPIVLAVALLATGAWWAWGGGLSLNAPLG; from the coding sequence CCGATCCGTCCGCCGAGCCGCGCCCCGGCCGACTGGTGGCGCTGCGCGCCTGGGCGCCCGACGTCGCGGTCGTCGCCGTGCTGGCCTGGTGGGCGACGTACCTGACCTGGGGCACCGGTGGCCGCGAGCCGCACCTGCTGTCGGTCGCCTGCGTGCTGACCGCGCTCGCCTGGCTGGCCGTCCGCCCCGAACGCTCCCTGTCGCCCTGGGCCACGCTGCCGGCGGGTGCGCTGGCCGTCGGCGCCTGCCTCGTGGTCGCGTTCTCGCCCACGGGGTGGGCCGGTCGTGACGACGCCGCTGCCTGGGTCCTGGCGGCGGCCACCGGCCTGGTCCTGCTGGCGTGGGTGGGCGACGAGGACGAGCGCGCGCACGCCGAGGTCCGCCGCACGCTGCTCCTGGTGGCGCTGCTCGGCGCCGGCGGCGCGCAGTTCGCCGCCGGGTGGTTGCCCTGGTGGGGCGCCCAGGACCCCGAGAAGCTGTTCCAGGGCACCTTCTACTGGCACAACCAGGTCGGCATCTTCCTCGCGGCGATCGGGGTCCTCGCCCTCGCCACCGTCGTCCGCGACGGCTCCCTGGCGCTGCTGGGCTGGGTGGTCGCTCCGCTGTGCATCGCGGGCACCTTCTTCTCCACCAGCAGGGGGTCGCAGCTGTCGCTGCTGCTCGGGTTCACCCTGGTCCTGGCCCTCGTCGGCGGCCGGGCGCTCCTGCCCCGCGTCAAGGTCCTGCTCGCGGGTGCCCTGGGCGTCGCGGTCAGCGTCGTGCTCACCGGCCCGCCCTTCTTCGCCGAGCGGGTGTCCCCGACCGCCGGCACCGCCGCGCGGTCGGAGAGCTTCGTCGGCAACGGCGTCACGCGGCTCGAGGACTGGGCGGCCGCGTGGCAGGTCTTCGAGCGCTGGCCGCTCACCGGGGCCGGGTTCGACGGGTTCCGGGCCGCGACCGAGGCCGTGGGGGTGGGCGCGCGGGCCGGTCGGACGGCCTACGTCCACAACGGGTTCCTGCAGGGGCTCACGGACGGAGGCCTCCTGCTGGGCCTGCCGCTGCTGGCGGTCACGATCGTGCTCGCGGTCGCCGTGTGCCGCGGGCTGCCCGGCGTCGTACGCCGGGGGGAGGGGGTGCGCGTGGGTGCGGGAGCGGCCCTGCTGGTGCTGGTCCTGCACAGCGGCATGGACTTCGACTGGGCCTACCCCAGCCTGCTGCTGATGCCGGCGCTGGTGGCGCCGCTGGCGCTCGGACCGGTCGCGACGGCTCGACGACGCGCCGCTTGGTGGCCGATCGTGCTCGCCGTGGCCCTGCTGGCGACCGGCGCCTGGTGGGCCTGGGGCGGAGGCCTGTCGCTCAACGCCCCGCTCGGGTGA
- a CDS encoding carbohydrate ABC transporter permease, with the protein MTSVVATPQTDAGDVPPEVSERVRHENRLGQRLVAPAVVVMLIVTAFPILRALYLSFYSYSLTAPDERELIGFSNYVTALTDQLFWRDIGVTVLYMVVTVAIELVIGFAFALVMHRVIFARGLIRTSILIPYGIITVVSGFAWQFAFTYQNGFVNGWLPFIDADFNWFGDTVPAVIAIMVSEIWKTTPFMSLLLLAGLAQVSEDMVEAAKVDGATWWQRMWKVVIPNMRAAIMVAVLFRALDAYRIFDNIFVMTAGAEGTESISFLTYRQSIEQFQLGMGSALAVLLFLSVLLVAFTIVKLFRVDLAQARGE; encoded by the coding sequence GTGACCTCCGTCGTCGCCACACCCCAGACCGACGCCGGGGACGTCCCACCCGAGGTCAGCGAGCGGGTCCGCCACGAGAACCGGCTCGGCCAGCGCCTGGTGGCGCCCGCGGTCGTCGTCATGCTGATCGTCACCGCGTTCCCGATCCTGCGCGCGCTCTACCTCTCCTTCTACAGCTACTCGCTCACGGCCCCGGACGAGCGCGAGCTCATCGGGTTCTCCAACTACGTCACAGCCCTGACCGACCAGCTGTTCTGGCGCGACATCGGGGTGACGGTGCTCTACATGGTCGTGACCGTCGCGATCGAGCTGGTCATCGGCTTCGCCTTCGCGCTGGTCATGCACCGGGTGATCTTCGCCCGCGGCCTGATCCGGACCTCGATCCTCATCCCCTACGGCATCATCACCGTCGTCTCGGGCTTCGCCTGGCAGTTCGCCTTCACCTACCAGAACGGCTTCGTCAACGGCTGGTTGCCGTTCATCGACGCCGACTTCAACTGGTTCGGCGACACGGTGCCGGCAGTCATCGCGATCATGGTCTCGGAGATCTGGAAGACCACGCCGTTCATGTCCCTGCTGCTGCTCGCCGGGCTGGCGCAGGTCAGCGAGGACATGGTGGAGGCGGCGAAGGTCGACGGCGCCACCTGGTGGCAGCGGATGTGGAAGGTCGTCATCCCGAACATGCGGGCGGCGATCATGGTGGCGGTGCTCTTCCGGGCCCTGGACGCCTACCGGATCTTCGACAACATCTTCGTGATGACGGCCGGGGCCGAGGGCACCGAGTCGATCTCCTTCCTGACCTACCGGCAGAGCATCGAGCAGTTCCAGCTCGGGATGGGCTCGGCGCTGGCGGTGCTGCTGTTCCTCTCGGTGCTGCTGGTGGCCTTCACGATCGTGAAGCTCTTCCGCGTCGACCTCGCCCAGGCCCGAGGAGAGTGA
- a CDS encoding FumA C-terminus/TtdB family hydratase beta subunit, translating into MSEAEFRYSDLLPTGADQTPYRLITTEGVSTVEVDGRTFLKVDPEAIRRLTAEAMHDIAHYLRPAHLAQLRKIIDDPEASGNDRFVATDLLKNVNISAGGVLPMCQDTGTAIVMGKKSEGVLTGAEDGEAISRGVYDAYTKLNLRYSQLAPLTTYEEKNTGTNLPAQIEIYSTTEGPKGPEYKFLFMAKGGGSANKSFLFQETKAILNPKRMLSFLDEKIRSLGTAACPPYHLAVVIGGTSAEFALKTAKYASAHYLDNLPTEGSMSAHGFRDLELEEEVFKLTQDFGIGAQFGGKYFCHDVRVVRLPRHGASCPVAIAVSCSADRQALGKITADGVFLEQLETDPAKYLPETTDSSLEGDVVQVDLNRPMAEILQTLSQHPVKTRLSLTGPLVVARDIAHAKIQERLDAGEDMPQYLKDHAVYYAGPAKTPEGYASGSFGPTTAGRMDSYVQSFQAAGGSMVMLAKGNRSKVVTESCAEHGGFYLGSIGGPAARLAQDCIKSVEVLEYPELGMEAVWKIEVEDFPAFIVVDDKGNDFFTDPSGAVTVPLSGIRVRSAE; encoded by the coding sequence GTGAGCGAAGCAGAGTTCCGCTATTCCGACCTCCTGCCCACCGGGGCCGACCAGACGCCGTACCGGCTGATCACGACCGAGGGCGTCTCGACCGTGGAGGTCGACGGGCGCACGTTCCTCAAGGTCGACCCGGAGGCGATCCGGCGCCTGACCGCGGAGGCGATGCACGACATCGCCCACTACCTGCGGCCCGCCCACCTGGCCCAGCTGCGCAAGATCATCGACGACCCCGAGGCGTCGGGCAACGACCGGTTCGTGGCCACGGACCTGCTCAAGAACGTCAACATCTCCGCCGGCGGGGTGCTGCCGATGTGCCAGGACACCGGCACCGCCATCGTCATGGGCAAGAAGTCCGAGGGCGTGCTCACCGGCGCCGAGGACGGCGAGGCGATCAGCCGGGGGGTCTACGACGCCTACACGAAGCTGAACCTGCGCTACTCCCAGCTCGCTCCCCTGACGACGTACGAGGAGAAGAACACCGGCACCAACCTGCCGGCACAGATCGAGATCTACTCCACCACCGAGGGCCCCAAGGGACCGGAGTACAAGTTCCTCTTCATGGCCAAGGGCGGCGGGTCGGCCAACAAGTCCTTCCTGTTCCAGGAGACCAAGGCGATCCTCAACCCCAAGCGGATGCTGAGCTTCCTCGACGAGAAGATCCGCTCCCTCGGCACCGCCGCCTGCCCGCCGTACCACCTGGCCGTGGTCATCGGCGGCACCAGCGCGGAGTTCGCCCTCAAGACCGCGAAGTACGCCTCGGCGCACTACCTCGACAACCTCCCGACCGAGGGCTCGATGAGCGCCCACGGCTTCCGCGACCTCGAGCTGGAGGAGGAGGTCTTCAAGCTCACCCAGGACTTCGGGATCGGCGCGCAGTTCGGCGGGAAGTACTTCTGCCACGACGTCCGCGTCGTCCGGCTGCCGCGCCACGGCGCCTCCTGCCCGGTCGCGATCGCGGTCTCGTGCTCGGCCGACCGACAGGCGCTGGGCAAGATCACCGCCGACGGCGTCTTCCTCGAGCAGCTCGAGACCGACCCGGCGAAGTACCTCCCCGAGACCACCGACTCCTCGCTCGAGGGGGACGTGGTGCAGGTCGACCTCAACCGCCCGATGGCCGAGATCCTGCAGACGCTCTCGCAGCACCCGGTCAAGACCCGGCTCTCGCTGACCGGCCCGCTGGTCGTGGCCCGCGACATCGCCCACGCCAAGATCCAGGAGCGCCTGGACGCCGGCGAGGACATGCCGCAGTACCTGAAGGACCACGCGGTCTACTACGCCGGGCCGGCCAAGACGCCCGAGGGCTACGCGTCGGGCTCGTTCGGCCCCACCACCGCCGGGCGGATGGACTCCTACGTGCAGTCCTTCCAGGCCGCCGGCGGCTCGATGGTGATGCTGGCCAAGGGCAACCGCTCCAAGGTCGTCACCGAGTCCTGCGCCGAGCACGGCGGCTTCTACCTCGGCTCCATCGGCGGCCCCGCCGCCCGGCTGGCCCAGGACTGCATCAAGTCCGTCGAGGTGCTGGAGTACCCCGAGCTGGGCATGGAGGCGGTCTGGAAGATCGAGGTCGAGGACTTCCCCGCGTTCATCGTCGTCGACGACAAGGGCAACGACTTCTTCACCGACCCGTCGGGCGCGGTGACCGTGCCGCTCTCGGGGATCCGGGTGCGCTCGGCGGAGTGA
- a CDS encoding extracellular solute-binding protein produces MTPATRPRTPVAATPRRTRVGVAVACLGLLAALAACGSSGKPTLTWYLNPDGQETLDAIAEACSTEDYDIQTRLLPTSATDQRVQLARRLAAEDAQTDLMNLDPVFVPEFANAGWLLELPEDTVTDDTLEGIAETVRWDEGVYAAPLWANTQVLWYRRSLAQEAGLDMGGPVTWEQVIDAAASVDGATVGVQANKYEAYVVWINALILGAGGQVLENPQDGRDAEVTLDSEAATEAARVIEALASSDAAQGDLSVSNEGTALAYMFGSDSPGEFMTNWTFVYKNYEPSDANDYTREQFEDLAWARYPRTVPDRPSAPPVGGIDVGVGAFTAYPDFAREAVACITSVEHQVELAVTDGLMPATQSGYDAPRLADAYPSDLLELFRTSVDEGGPRPKSAFYATVSGAIQATWHSPTEVDPRSTPAESEEYLRAVLEGKALL; encoded by the coding sequence ATGACACCGGCAACGAGGCCGCGCACACCGGTCGCGGCGACGCCCCGGCGCACCCGGGTCGGCGTGGCGGTGGCCTGTCTCGGGCTGCTCGCCGCCCTGGCCGCCTGCGGGTCCTCGGGGAAGCCCACGCTGACGTGGTACCTCAACCCGGACGGCCAGGAGACCCTCGACGCGATCGCCGAGGCCTGCAGCACCGAGGACTACGACATCCAGACCCGGCTGCTGCCCACCAGCGCCACCGACCAGCGGGTCCAGCTCGCCCGTCGGCTCGCCGCCGAGGACGCCCAGACCGACCTGATGAACCTCGACCCGGTCTTCGTCCCCGAGTTCGCCAACGCCGGCTGGCTGCTGGAGCTGCCGGAGGACACCGTCACCGACGACACCCTCGAGGGCATCGCCGAGACGGTCCGGTGGGACGAGGGCGTCTACGCCGCTCCCCTGTGGGCCAACACCCAGGTGCTCTGGTACCGCCGCTCCCTGGCCCAGGAGGCCGGCCTGGACATGGGCGGCCCGGTGACGTGGGAGCAGGTCATCGACGCGGCCGCGTCGGTCGACGGCGCGACCGTGGGCGTGCAGGCCAACAAGTACGAGGCCTACGTCGTGTGGATCAACGCGCTGATCCTGGGCGCCGGCGGCCAGGTCCTGGAGAACCCCCAGGACGGCCGGGACGCCGAGGTCACCCTCGACTCCGAGGCCGCCACCGAGGCGGCGCGGGTGATCGAGGCGCTGGCGAGCTCCGACGCCGCGCAGGGCGACCTGTCGGTCTCCAACGAGGGCACGGCGCTGGCCTACATGTTCGGCTCCGACAGCCCGGGCGAGTTCATGACCAACTGGACGTTCGTCTACAAGAACTACGAGCCCTCCGACGCCAACGACTACACCCGCGAGCAGTTCGAGGACCTCGCCTGGGCGCGCTACCCGCGCACGGTGCCGGACCGGCCCTCTGCACCGCCCGTAGGCGGCATCGACGTGGGCGTCGGCGCGTTCACCGCCTATCCAGACTTCGCCCGCGAGGCCGTCGCCTGCATCACCAGCGTCGAGCACCAGGTCGAGCTGGCGGTCACCGACGGCCTGATGCCGGCCACCCAGAGCGGGTACGACGCGCCGCGGCTCGCCGACGCCTACCCATCCGACCTGCTCGAGCTGTTCCGCACCAGCGTCGACGAGGGCGGACCGCGCCCGAAGAGCGCGTTCTACGCGACGGTCTCCGGGGCGATCCAGGCGACCTGGCACTCACCGACCGAGGTGGACCCGCGCTCCACGCCCGCCGAGTCCGAGGAGTACCTCCGGGCCGTGCTCGAAGGGAAGGCCCTGCTGTGA
- a CDS encoding sn-glycerol-3-phosphate ABC transporter ATP-binding protein UgpC, with product MAAISLRNIVKKYGDGFPAVNDVSIEIADGEFVILVGPSGCGKSTLLRMIVGLEDITSGDMVIGDRKVNDLAPRERNLAMVFQNYALYPHLSVYENIAFPLRLAGASDEEVDEKVRNASRTLELDEHLERKPGNLSGGQRQRVAMGRAIVRDADAFLFDEPLSNLDAKLRGQMRTEISRLQKRLGITTVYVTHDQTEAMTLGDRVAVLKRGLLQQLATPRELYENPGNLFVAGFIGSPPMNFLPAEVEGTRLTLPFGSVEIGEEKASRARDRGLLIAGIRPEHFEDAAIADKQGSESSFTATVEVVEWLGNETYAYIPFEAPEEVQQQLKQLEQDLDGESLRTQLVVTLDGASRISEGDEAEIWMDASRIHLFDPATGENLTVDREHAGEIPAEAVEVGAGA from the coding sequence GTGGCCGCCATCAGCCTCCGCAACATCGTGAAGAAGTACGGCGACGGGTTCCCGGCCGTCAACGACGTGTCGATCGAGATCGCCGACGGTGAGTTCGTGATCCTCGTCGGCCCCTCCGGCTGCGGGAAGTCCACGCTGCTGCGGATGATCGTCGGGCTGGAGGACATCACCTCCGGCGACATGGTCATCGGGGACCGCAAGGTCAACGACCTCGCGCCCCGGGAGCGCAACCTGGCCATGGTCTTCCAGAACTACGCGCTCTACCCCCACCTGTCGGTCTACGAGAACATCGCCTTCCCCCTGCGGCTGGCGGGCGCCTCCGACGAGGAGGTGGACGAGAAGGTCCGCAACGCCTCCAGGACCCTCGAGCTCGACGAGCACCTCGAGCGCAAGCCCGGCAACCTCTCGGGCGGTCAGCGCCAGCGGGTGGCCATGGGCCGGGCGATCGTCCGGGACGCCGACGCCTTCCTCTTCGACGAGCCCCTGTCCAACCTCGACGCCAAGCTGCGCGGGCAGATGCGCACGGAGATCTCCCGGCTGCAGAAGCGCCTGGGCATCACCACGGTCTACGTCACGCACGACCAGACCGAGGCGATGACCCTGGGCGACCGGGTGGCCGTGCTCAAGCGCGGCCTGCTCCAGCAGCTGGCGACGCCGCGCGAGCTCTACGAGAACCCGGGCAACCTGTTCGTCGCCGGGTTCATCGGCTCACCGCCGATGAACTTCCTGCCCGCCGAGGTGGAGGGCACCCGGCTCACCCTGCCCTTCGGCTCGGTGGAGATCGGCGAGGAGAAGGCCTCGCGGGCCCGGGACCGCGGGCTGCTGATCGCCGGCATCCGCCCCGAGCACTTCGAGGACGCCGCGATCGCCGACAAGCAGGGCTCGGAGTCCAGCTTCACCGCGACCGTCGAGGTCGTGGAGTGGCTGGGCAACGAGACCTACGCCTACATCCCGTTCGAGGCGCCCGAGGAGGTGCAGCAGCAGCTCAAGCAGCTCGAGCAGGACCTCGACGGGGAGTCGCTGCGCACCCAGCTCGTGGTCACCCTCGACGGGGCCTCACGCATCAGCGAGGGCGACGAGGCGGAGATCTGGATGGATGCCTCGCGCATCCACCTCTTCGACCCCGCCACGGGCGAGAACCTCACCGTCGACCGCGAGCACGCGGGTGAGATCCCCGCGGAGGCGGTCGAGGTCGGCGCCGGCGCGTGA